One region of Candidatus Thiopontia autotrophica genomic DNA includes:
- a CDS encoding PD-(D/E)XK nuclease family protein: MNLTLTATARQARYLRDRWGDDQLQRGVAVWETPAILSVSAWIREQWDRQLQRGADLPHLLSAEQERVVWRQTIPHELLGEESFLRKGDLVEHAIVANQIFNRWRERGAGLPIDSHVDEQELFRRWQLQFKEYCERHDLLEHARIAEWLRELLFDGGMEILPETVSIYGASQFSRSERQIIEQLNELGCEVREEGGVSISSVVVKSSLPSESEEEVAVAYWLRDYLQDNPGHKVAVVVPGLYGRRNRLERLFGFILMPETRVRSLSNNLLPYRFSSGPSLLQDPRINTAMQLMELAGRGLPLQEAASLLRSPWLLQGAEIEVRSILELRLRHWRNPEVSLATLIRLFEQESVDGGIYATRFLGALRALEGLWLSEARLTTTEWAGNFSRVLAFFEWAENGEKSDIALAAYNSWRDGLDRFSSIGDFTGVISFSAAILEFRQILARMDIQYDQAVDAAVEIVTPEEARGVGYDALWVMGMDDRSWPARRELSPFLSLEWQRGQVPMAACGNNLKIAEEMVAGFSVAADKVFFSFAESSEGEGGEESLRATSMVGDVPFMDYQSLGLKTTVEKWWLDSDNISLEEIDEGALSLQYGSRVRGGSSILANQSQCPFRAFVRHRLQAESVEREQLGLDPRERGTLVHNLLERCWQQLGLSSIKLKQIDEQVLRSLVAAVAEETVEKFRHSRKDRMGDDFAANEAARLSRLAMRFLQLDRGRVAEFRIEEMEQLHTIALDGITISVKMDRVDRLEDGRRVLIDYKSGKVSSASWQGERPEEPQLPLYTTLLDDVAAVLFGQVQVGEVAYKGEQEDESLLKGADGKGRGGRRKVVVSGGWGEQIGQWRAVVTDLAVEFREGVATVDPLKGKNSCQYCGLESLCRVEYEVAEK, translated from the coding sequence ATGAATCTTACGTTAACTGCAACTGCCAGACAGGCTCGATATCTCCGGGATCGGTGGGGCGATGACCAGTTGCAGAGAGGAGTCGCTGTATGGGAAACCCCAGCTATCCTGTCTGTGTCGGCCTGGATAAGAGAGCAGTGGGATCGGCAACTACAGAGAGGGGCTGATCTTCCACATCTGTTATCTGCCGAGCAGGAACGGGTGGTTTGGCGCCAGACAATTCCGCATGAGCTGTTGGGGGAGGAGTCGTTTCTGCGTAAGGGGGATCTGGTTGAGCATGCGATAGTGGCTAACCAGATATTTAACCGCTGGAGAGAGAGAGGCGCTGGGCTCCCCATAGATTCACATGTTGACGAGCAGGAGCTTTTCCGGCGCTGGCAGTTACAGTTTAAGGAGTATTGTGAACGCCATGATTTGTTGGAGCATGCACGTATTGCAGAGTGGTTAAGAGAGCTGCTGTTTGATGGGGGCATGGAGATATTGCCAGAGACTGTCTCAATCTATGGGGCATCACAATTCAGCAGATCCGAGAGACAAATTATTGAACAGTTGAACGAGCTTGGCTGTGAGGTAAGAGAGGAGGGCGGAGTATCTATAAGCAGTGTAGTGGTTAAGAGTTCGTTGCCCAGTGAGAGTGAGGAGGAGGTGGCGGTTGCATACTGGTTGCGAGATTATCTGCAGGATAATCCGGGCCACAAGGTTGCTGTTGTGGTTCCAGGGTTGTATGGGAGGCGGAATCGTCTTGAGAGGCTGTTTGGCTTCATTCTGATGCCTGAGACCAGGGTTCGGTCTCTGTCGAACAATCTTCTGCCCTATAGATTTTCATCTGGACCATCTCTATTACAGGATCCGCGTATAAATACGGCAATGCAGCTCATGGAGTTGGCAGGTAGAGGCCTGCCTCTGCAGGAGGCGGCATCTCTGTTGCGCTCACCCTGGCTTCTGCAGGGTGCAGAGATTGAGGTGAGGTCGATACTTGAGCTGAGATTGCGCCACTGGCGTAATCCAGAGGTATCTCTGGCTACGCTGATTCGCCTTTTTGAGCAGGAGAGTGTAGATGGCGGCATATATGCCACACGTTTTCTTGGGGCCCTGAGGGCGCTTGAGGGGTTGTGGTTGAGTGAGGCCAGATTAACCACGACCGAGTGGGCAGGCAACTTTAGTCGTGTCCTCGCATTTTTCGAGTGGGCCGAAAATGGTGAGAAGAGTGATATTGCTCTCGCTGCCTATAACAGCTGGCGAGACGGACTGGATCGATTCTCCTCGATTGGAGACTTTACTGGAGTCATCTCATTCTCTGCAGCTATTTTGGAGTTCAGGCAGATTCTTGCCAGAATGGATATTCAGTATGACCAGGCGGTTGATGCAGCTGTTGAGATTGTGACTCCAGAGGAGGCACGGGGAGTAGGTTATGACGCACTATGGGTGATGGGGATGGATGATCGGAGCTGGCCAGCCAGAAGAGAGCTTTCGCCTTTTCTCTCCCTGGAGTGGCAGCGTGGCCAGGTGCCAATGGCAGCTTGCGGCAATAATCTGAAAATAGCAGAAGAGATGGTTGCCGGTTTCTCTGTTGCAGCAGACAAGGTCTTCTTCAGTTTTGCCGAGAGCAGTGAGGGTGAGGGTGGTGAGGAGAGTCTGCGGGCGACATCCATGGTTGGTGATGTTCCATTTATGGATTATCAATCTCTTGGTCTAAAAACTACAGTTGAAAAGTGGTGGCTGGATAGTGACAACATTTCACTGGAAGAGATTGATGAGGGTGCACTCTCTCTGCAGTATGGATCAAGGGTTCGTGGTGGAAGTTCAATTCTTGCAAACCAGTCACAATGTCCCTTCAGGGCATTTGTCCGCCATCGCCTGCAGGCAGAGAGTGTGGAGCGAGAGCAGCTTGGACTTGATCCGCGAGAACGGGGTACCCTGGTCCACAATCTGCTCGAAAGATGTTGGCAACAACTGGGGCTCTCGTCCATAAAGTTGAAGCAGATTGATGAGCAGGTATTGAGATCACTGGTTGCGGCAGTGGCAGAAGAGACAGTTGAGAAGTTCAGGCACTCCAGAAAGGATCGCATGGGTGATGATTTTGCAGCCAATGAAGCTGCCAGATTGAGCCGGCTCGCGATGCGTTTTCTACAGCTGGATCGAGGGCGTGTAGCCGAGTTCAGGATTGAGGAGATGGAGCAGTTGCATACGATTGCACTGGATGGGATAACCATCTCGGTGAAGATGGACAGAGTGGACAGGCTGGAGGATGGACGCAGGGTGTTGATTGATTACAAAAGTGGCAAGGTTAGTAGCGCAAGTTGGCAGGGGGAGCGTCCGGAAGAGCCGCAGTTGCCGCTCTATACCACCCTGCTTGATGATGTCGCTGCGGTGCTCTTTGGTCAGGTTCAGGTTGGTGAGGTCGCCTATAAGGGGGAGCAGGAAGATGAGAGTCTGCTTAAGGGGGCTGATGGAAAGGGCAGGGGAGGAAGACGAAAAGTAGTTGTCAGTGGGGGGTGGGGAGAGCAGATTGGTCAGTGGCGTGCTGTCGTAACAGATTTGGCTGTTGAGTTTAGAGAGGGAGTTGCGACGGTTGATCCACTAAAGGGAAAAAACAGTTGTCAGTACTGTGGACTGGAGTCTCTCTGTCGGGTTGAGTATGAGGTAGCAGAGAAGTGA
- a CDS encoding HIT domain-containing protein, with protein MSDEECRFCNASPTRRILIEGKYGFAALDRPPVNDGHFLVIPYRHFPDYFEIGDEEREDLWSLVAQGKKIVDEKYNPDGYNIGINVGESAGQSVPHLHIHVIPRYKGDVENPKGGVRGVVPKRKLYTLQPD; from the coding sequence ATGAGTGATGAAGAGTGCCGTTTTTGCAATGCCAGCCCCACCCGACGTATCTTGATCGAAGGAAAATACGGTTTTGCAGCACTGGATCGCCCCCCCGTCAATGATGGCCATTTTCTGGTTATACCCTACCGCCACTTTCCAGATTACTTTGAGATAGGTGATGAGGAGCGTGAAGATCTATGGTCACTCGTAGCTCAGGGGAAAAAAATAGTTGACGAAAAGTACAATCCAGATGGCTACAATATCGGCATCAATGTAGGCGAGTCTGCTGGCCAATCAGTCCCTCACCTTCATATCCACGTTATTCCACGCTATAAAGGTGATGTAGAAAATCCCAAGGGCGGGGTTCGCGGAGTTGTCCCTAAACGAAAACTATATACCCTTCAACCCGATTAA
- a CDS encoding DUF4931 domain-containing protein: MSTNPDDKGQIREIRINPIVPSESVLVATARSMRPVTEEEQAPRDTRSHVESCPFCSGNEERTPPAIATYPNEDEWEIRVVENLFPVLGKASDETQANLNFGLQSAIEGYGHHEVMIDHNNHGAVVNDMSEEHLTMLFTAYQDRMRELYESNRIRFVLVFKNYGPAAGASIRHTHSQIIAMPVVPQNVHDEVINSAAHYQKYHQCIFCTLIDEALTFETTIYDRHSGEVRRKINVGQYVVDRSDHFIAIKPFASRFEWEVHILPLVHQSDYLNTSAEELADFAKIVKRTMQRLDAVLGGVQYNYFLHSIPHNEDCESCHASFHWHLEIVPRTSIPTGFELGSGLFVNTISPEQAAEQLRNTVVE; this comes from the coding sequence ATGAGCACCAACCCAGATGACAAAGGACAGATTCGTGAAATCCGCATAAACCCGATTGTCCCTAGTGAATCCGTACTGGTGGCAACCGCCCGCAGTATGCGTCCTGTAACAGAGGAGGAACAGGCCCCGCGAGATACCCGCAGCCATGTAGAGAGCTGTCCATTCTGCAGTGGAAATGAGGAGAGAACTCCTCCTGCAATAGCCACATACCCCAATGAGGATGAATGGGAGATTCGTGTCGTGGAAAATCTGTTTCCAGTACTCGGAAAGGCCAGTGATGAGACTCAGGCAAACCTTAATTTTGGCCTCCAATCTGCCATCGAGGGGTACGGTCACCATGAGGTGATGATTGACCACAACAACCATGGGGCAGTAGTCAACGATATGAGTGAAGAGCATCTAACCATGCTCTTTACCGCCTATCAGGATCGAATGCGTGAGCTCTATGAGAGCAATCGAATCCGTTTTGTGCTGGTTTTCAAAAACTACGGCCCAGCTGCCGGCGCCAGTATTCGCCACACCCACAGCCAGATTATTGCAATGCCGGTGGTGCCACAGAATGTCCATGATGAGGTGATAAACAGTGCCGCTCACTACCAAAAATATCATCAATGCATATTCTGCACCCTGATTGATGAGGCCCTTACCTTCGAGACCACAATATATGACCGTCACTCAGGCGAGGTTCGCAGAAAAATAAATGTAGGGCAGTATGTAGTCGACAGATCAGACCACTTTATTGCCATCAAGCCATTTGCCAGCCGCTTCGAGTGGGAAGTCCATATTCTGCCACTGGTTCATCAAAGCGATTACCTGAACACCTCCGCAGAAGAGCTGGCAGACTTTGCAAAAATTGTAAAACGGACCATGCAGCGACTGGATGCAGTTCTGGGCGGGGTACAGTACAACTACTTCCTCCACTCCATTCCTCACAATGAAGATTGTGAGAGCTGTCACGCAAGCTTCCACTGGCATCTTGAGATCGTTCCCCGCACCAGTATCCCTACCGGATTTGAGTTGGGGTCAGGACTCTTTGTAAACACCATTAGTCCCGAGCAGGCTGCCGAGCAGCTACGTAACACAGTAGTGGAGTAA
- a CDS encoding peptidylprolyl isomerase, protein MSETVQENKLVELTYQVLDQKSGAELTAVEFPVGYVHGRNEILSGPIMEALEGRSSGEVIEVPIEGDLLYGERDESLVITDHLENVPEDYREVGTTIIMENDKGETKNFLVTRVDEKSVTIDGNNPLCGRDLLFKLEILTVRDATEEEIELGGPIEPEPEIENMVELTE, encoded by the coding sequence ATGAGTGAGACTGTTCAGGAAAATAAGCTGGTTGAACTGACCTACCAGGTTTTGGATCAGAAGAGCGGTGCAGAATTGACTGCTGTGGAATTTCCCGTCGGTTATGTTCATGGACGCAACGAGATTCTCTCTGGCCCCATTATGGAGGCATTGGAGGGGCGCTCTAGTGGTGAGGTCATTGAGGTGCCAATTGAAGGTGACTTGCTCTATGGTGAACGTGATGAGTCCCTGGTGATTACCGATCATCTGGAGAATGTGCCGGAAGATTACCGTGAGGTTGGCACCACCATTATCATGGAGAATGATAAAGGGGAGACAAAAAACTTTCTGGTGACCCGGGTTGATGAGAAGAGTGTGACCATTGATGGCAATAATCCACTTTGTGGCCGGGATCTTCTCTTTAAGCTCGAGATTCTCACTGTGCGTGATGCGACAGAGGAGGAGATCGAACTGGGTGGCCCGATTGAGCCTGAGCCAGAAATTGAGAATATGGTAGAATTGACCGAGTAA